A stretch of DNA from Drosophila virilis strain 15010-1051.87 chromosome 5, Dvir_AGI_RSII-ME, whole genome shotgun sequence:
GAGCTGGCAAAAATCGAAGAAGTTCTTCTGGAAGACTACTTCGATATGGAAGTTGACGTTTCGCAAGCCTCTGGTTCTTTCCCATATAGTACAATGCTTAGCATGTACCAAGGCGTTCAAAATATTGCTGTGAAATTGGCTCCGAAGAATTCTACAACCGAGACCTACCTCCTCGTCAACAGCCACTTTGATTCCAAGCCATTTACCCCGTCTGCCGGTGATGCTGGCTTCATGGTAGTCACGATGTTAGAAGTTTTGCGGGTTATTGCGACAACAAATCAACCATTTGAGCATCCGATTGTCTTTCTCTTTAATGGCGCTGAAGAAGGTATGATGCAAGCTTCTCATGGTTTCGTAACTCAACACAAATGGGCACCATATTGCAAGTGagtctatttaaaaaaaaagactgCCAATTTAGACTAAACACAAACAATCACAGAGCTGTCGTTAACCTCGATGCCGGAGGTAGTGGAGGTCGCGAAATTCTCCTTCAAAGTGGCCCCAATCACCCATGGCTAGTAAATGTAAGTTACTCTAAACAAAAATCGAATGTAGTTCTAAGCAGTTATACATTTTGATAGTATTACAAGAAATACATCAAACATCCATTCGCTACGACGATGGCCGAAGAAATCTTCCAATCAGGAATTATTCCATCGGATACAGACTTTCGacagtttaatttatttgggaACATCCCAGGTGAGATTAATAATTCAGCCCCAATAAGAATATTGATAATATATGTCATTAAGCACAGGCTTGGATATGGTTCAGTGCATTAATGGATTTGTGTACCATACAAAATATGATTTGATCGATGTGATTCCTCGTGAATCCTTGCAGAACACCGGTGACAACGTCCTAAGTCTGGTTCGAGGCTTGGCCAATGCCTCTGAATTGCGCGATACAGAGGTACACACTTGATTCCGGaaatcttatatatttttttactcgcacttaatatttttgaatttgcaGGCACACAAAACTGGTCACGCAGTCTTCTTTGATTTTCTGGGACTCTGCTTCATCCATTATTCAGAGACTACGGGAATTATTTTGAACTGTAGCGTTGCTGGAGCAGCTCTTATTTTGGTATTCGTTTCTATTTGGCGCATCGCAGATGTTTCCCACATATCCATTTCCCACGTGCTGCTCTGGGGTCTATTGGTTCTTACCATCCAGTTTATTTCCTTTGTACTTGGATTGGCTCTGCCTATAGTGGTGGCATATGTATTTGACAAATTGGGACTGTCGCTGACTTACTACAGCTCCCCGCTGTTGGTGATCGGTCTTTTTGTGTGCCCCTCACTCATTGGCCTCAGTTTACCCATAACAATCTACTATATTTTCCAACGCAACGTAAGTTTATAATATCGTGCCTACTTGGTCCCAATTTTCTAATGTATTTTGCGTACAGGATAAAATATCGACGTCTTACCATCTGCAGCTGGCACTGCATGCTCAGGCAGTTATTCTGGCTCTTTTAATCTTCGGTTTCACATTATTTGGTTTGCGATctacatatattttcttaattccACTTATTTTCTACGTCATATCCTTGGCCTTCAACTTACTGACTACACTGCATGATCGCGGATATGCTTGGACGGGTCTGCTAAAGGCAGGCCAGATTATTCCATTTCTGTATAGCAgctacatattttatttattcgtAATTGTGCTAGTACCAATAGGTGGTCGGGCAGGCAGTTCCGCTACT
This window harbors:
- the LOC6627006 gene encoding endoplasmic reticulum metallopeptidase 1 codes for the protein MLRAIRTRFESCQNKISDEPNEAPENVSKKEIKAQVPWYYASGFLLFWVLLFFAVVLPFFYRLPTALTMEDVKKNVFIAERAYKNLYTLSNIGTKLTGSKENEIEAVNFILNELAKIEEVLLEDYFDMEVDVSQASGSFPYSTMLSMYQGVQNIAVKLAPKNSTTETYLLVNSHFDSKPFTPSAGDAGFMVVTMLEVLRVIATTNQPFEHPIVFLFNGAEEGMMQASHGFVTQHKWAPYCKAVVNLDAGGSGGREILLQSGPNHPWLVNYYKKYIKHPFATTMAEEIFQSGIIPSDTDFRQFNLFGNIPGLDMVQCINGFVYHTKYDLIDVIPRESLQNTGDNVLSLVRGLANASELRDTEAHKTGHAVFFDFLGLCFIHYSETTGIILNCSVAGAALILVFVSIWRIADVSHISISHVLLWGLLVLTIQFISFVLGLALPIVVAYVFDKLGLSLTYYSSPLLVIGLFVCPSLIGLSLPITIYYIFQRNDKISTSYHLQLALHAQAVILALLIFGFTLFGLRSTYIFLIPLIFYVISLAFNLLTTLHDRGYAWTGLLKAGQIIPFLYSSYIFYLFVIVLVPIGGRAGSSATRDTHIALLAAAGTVLSFGFLVPLINTFRRPSFVVYSLLAITVVAMYLASFTHIGFPFRPKTNGQRVAYLEVRNKFYEYDGTLSKDESGYLFSFQDRREEETFWGPNLTGLVSIKSNCETHMMCGMPLYDYRYTQNRLQSKWLPRSKPIEPPAPSNLELLSKTVLNETTVRFEFNLTGPSHMSLFIQPYEGVKISNWSFLRSYLDNPPAAPLSYHIYLTYGIDSSPLNFVLEILTESGDFDFPLFQLGVSAHYIGNYGDEESAKLASSFPSYAILAEWPALYQRYIF